One window of Enterobacter sp. RHBSTW-00175 genomic DNA carries:
- the ubiB gene encoding ubiquinone biosynthesis regulatory protein kinase UbiB → MTPGEIRRLYFIVHTFLSYGLDELIPKMRITLPLRIWRRMLFWMPNRHKDQPLGERLRLALQELGPVWIKFGQMLSTRRDLFPPTIADQLALLQDRVAPFDGARAKQQIEEAMGNIPVETWFDDFEIQPLASASIAQVHTARLKENGKEIVIKVIRPDILPVIKADMKLIYRLARWVPRLLPDGRRLRPMEVVREYEKTLIDELNLLREAANAIQLRRNFEDSPMLYVPEIYSDYCSQNMLVMERIYGIPVSDVVALENQGTNMKLLAERGVQVFFTQVFRDSFFHADMHPGNIFVSYDHPENPKYIGIDCGIVGSLNKEDKRYLAENFIAFFNRDYRKVAELHVDSGWVPPDTNVEEFEFAIRTVCEPIFEKPLAEISFGHVLLNLFNTARRFNMEVQPQLVLLQKTLLYVEGVGRQLYPQLDLWKTAKPFLESWIKDQVGIPALVRSLKEKAPFWIEKMPEIPELVYDSLRQSKNLQHSMDKIARELQSNRVRQGQSRYLFGIGATLLLSGTLLLINRPDWQMMPAWLMAGGVVVWFAGWRKTR, encoded by the coding sequence ATGACGCCTGGTGAAATTCGGCGCCTCTATTTTATCGTCCACACCTTTTTGAGTTACGGGCTCGACGAGCTTATCCCCAAAATGCGTATCACTCTGCCGCTTCGAATCTGGCGACGGATGTTGTTCTGGATGCCAAATCGCCACAAGGATCAGCCGCTGGGTGAACGCCTGCGTCTGGCGTTGCAGGAGCTTGGCCCGGTATGGATCAAGTTTGGGCAGATGCTCTCCACCCGTCGGGATCTCTTCCCGCCTACAATCGCCGATCAGCTGGCGTTATTGCAGGATCGCGTAGCGCCTTTTGACGGTGCGCGAGCAAAGCAGCAAATCGAAGAAGCAATGGGGAATATCCCCGTTGAAACCTGGTTTGACGATTTTGAAATTCAGCCGCTGGCATCGGCCTCGATTGCTCAGGTGCATACTGCACGCCTGAAAGAAAATGGCAAAGAGATCGTTATTAAAGTGATCCGCCCGGACATCTTGCCGGTTATCAAGGCGGACATGAAGCTTATCTACCGCCTTGCGCGCTGGGTTCCACGTCTGCTGCCGGATGGTCGACGCCTGCGTCCAATGGAAGTTGTGCGCGAGTATGAAAAAACGCTGATTGATGAGCTCAACCTGCTACGTGAAGCGGCAAACGCCATCCAGTTGCGCCGTAACTTTGAAGACAGCCCGATGCTGTATGTTCCTGAGATCTACTCTGACTACTGTAGCCAGAATATGCTGGTAATGGAGCGTATCTACGGCATTCCGGTATCTGACGTTGTGGCTCTCGAAAACCAGGGAACCAACATGAAGCTGCTGGCCGAGCGCGGAGTGCAAGTGTTCTTCACCCAGGTGTTCCGAGACAGCTTCTTCCATGCGGATATGCACCCGGGCAATATTTTCGTCAGCTATGACCACCCGGAAAATCCGAAATACATTGGTATTGACTGCGGTATCGTGGGCTCTCTGAACAAAGAAGATAAGCGCTATCTCGCAGAAAACTTTATCGCATTCTTCAATCGCGACTATCGTAAGGTTGCTGAGCTGCACGTGGATTCTGGCTGGGTTCCGCCAGATACTAACGTTGAAGAGTTCGAGTTCGCTATCCGTACCGTGTGTGAGCCGATTTTCGAAAAACCGCTGGCGGAAATCTCATTCGGCCATGTTTTGCTGAACCTGTTTAACACCGCGCGCCGCTTTAATATGGAAGTTCAGCCGCAGTTAGTTTTACTCCAGAAAACATTACTTTACGTTGAGGGCGTAGGCCGTCAGCTCTATCCTCAGTTAGACTTGTGGAAGACCGCGAAACCTTTCCTCGAATCCTGGATTAAGGATCAGGTCGGCATTCCGGCGCTGGTGCGCTCTCTCAAAGAGAAAGCCCCGTTCTGGATTGAAAAAATGCCGGAGATACCTGAACTGGTTTACGACAGTTTGCGTCAGAGCAAGAACCTTCAGCACAGCATGGATAAAATCGCCCGCGAGCTTCAGTCCAATCGCGTTCGTCAGGGACAGTCCCGTTATCTCTTTGGGATTGGTGCGACACTGTTGCTGAGCGGTACGCTGCTGCTGATCAATCGCCCGGACTGGCAGATGATGCCTGCCTGGCTGATGGCTGGCGGTGTGGTTGTCTGGTTTGCGGGCTGGAGAAAAACGCGCTGA
- the tatB gene encoding Sec-independent protein translocase protein TatB, which yields MFDIGFGELLLVLVIGLIVLGPQRLPVAVKTVAGWVRALRSLATTVQNELAQELKLQEFQDSLKKVEKASMDNLTPELKASMDELREAAESMKRSYSVNDPEKASDEANTIHNPVVKESEAQREGVTPASAEHQAAAPEQTPQEPEVKKQVQPEEPVVNTSATEAKAAASVSESSPSSSDKA from the coding sequence GTGTTCGACATTGGTTTTGGTGAACTGCTGCTGGTCTTGGTGATTGGCCTGATTGTGCTGGGCCCGCAGCGTTTACCCGTTGCGGTAAAAACGGTTGCGGGTTGGGTGCGTGCGCTTCGATCGCTTGCCACCACGGTACAAAACGAGCTGGCGCAGGAGCTTAAGCTTCAGGAGTTTCAGGACAGCCTGAAAAAGGTTGAGAAGGCGAGCATGGATAACCTGACGCCAGAGCTCAAAGCCTCGATGGATGAACTGCGTGAAGCCGCGGAATCCATGAAACGCTCTTACAGCGTTAACGATCCTGAAAAAGCGAGCGATGAAGCGAATACCATCCATAACCCGGTGGTAAAAGAGAGCGAAGCGCAGCGAGAGGGGGTGACCCCTGCCAGCGCAGAGCATCAGGCCGCAGCACCTGAACAGACGCCGCAGGAACCTGAAGTGAAAAAACAGGTGCAGCCGGAAGAGCCCGTTGTTAACACTTCGGCGACTGAAGCTAAAGCTGCTGCGTCTGTTTCCGAATCATCCCCCTCGTCGAGTGATAAAGCGTAA
- the rfaH gene encoding transcription/translation regulatory transformer protein RfaH produces MQAWYLLYCKRGQLQRAQEHLERQSVHCLTPVITLEKMQRGKRAMVSEPLFPNYLFVEFDPEVIHTTTISATRGVSHFVRFGAHPARVPSTVIHQLSVYQQPEDITDPETPYTGDDVVITEGAFEGLQAIFSEPDGEARSMLLLNLLNKQVLQSVKNTDFRKI; encoded by the coding sequence ATGCAGGCCTGGTATTTACTGTATTGCAAACGCGGGCAGCTTCAGCGCGCGCAGGAACATCTTGAACGTCAGTCAGTGCATTGCCTGACGCCGGTGATCACGCTTGAAAAAATGCAGCGTGGGAAACGTGCGATGGTCAGCGAACCTCTTTTCCCGAACTATCTGTTTGTCGAGTTCGACCCGGAAGTGATCCACACCACCACCATCAGCGCCACGCGCGGCGTCAGCCACTTTGTGCGTTTTGGCGCGCACCCGGCAAGAGTTCCGTCAACGGTCATTCACCAGCTTTCGGTCTACCAGCAACCTGAAGATATCACCGATCCAGAAACGCCTTACACCGGTGATGACGTGGTGATCACCGAAGGCGCATTCGAAGGGTTACAGGCCATTTTCTCTGAGCCGGACGGCGAAGCACGCTCCATGCTGTTGCTCAATTTGTTGAACAAGCAGGTACTTCAGAGCGTCAAAAACACCGATTTTCGCAAAATTTAA
- the tatC gene encoding Sec-independent protein translocase subunit TatC, with amino-acid sequence MAVDDTQPLIAHLIELRKRLLNCIIAVCIIFLGLVYFANDIYQVVSAPLIKQMPLGATMIATDVASPFFTPIKLTFWVSLIAAAPVILYQVWAFVAPALYKHERKLVIPLLVSSSLLFYIGMAFAYFVVFPLAFGFLTHTAPEGVQVSTDIASYLSFVMALFMAFGVAFEVPVAIVLLCWVGVTTPEDLRKKRPYILVGAFVVGMLLTPPDVFSQTLLAIPMYCLFEVGVFFSRFYVGKRRPQEGEEDDESDKTTEE; translated from the coding sequence ATGGCAGTAGATGATACTCAACCGCTTATTGCGCACCTTATTGAACTGCGCAAGCGCCTGCTGAACTGCATTATTGCGGTTTGCATCATTTTCTTAGGGTTGGTCTATTTCGCCAACGATATCTACCAGGTGGTTTCTGCGCCGCTGATTAAGCAAATGCCGCTGGGTGCAACGATGATCGCAACGGACGTTGCTTCGCCGTTCTTTACCCCCATTAAGCTGACCTTCTGGGTATCGCTGATTGCGGCTGCACCAGTTATTTTGTACCAGGTCTGGGCGTTTGTGGCTCCGGCGTTGTACAAACATGAACGCAAGCTGGTGATCCCGCTGCTGGTGTCCAGTTCGCTGCTGTTCTATATCGGTATGGCGTTTGCTTATTTCGTTGTCTTCCCTCTGGCCTTTGGCTTCCTGACGCATACTGCGCCGGAAGGAGTGCAGGTATCGACGGATATCGCCAGCTACCTCAGCTTTGTCATGGCGCTGTTTATGGCGTTTGGCGTGGCGTTTGAAGTCCCGGTGGCGATTGTGCTGCTGTGCTGGGTCGGCGTGACCACGCCGGAAGACCTGCGTAAGAAACGCCCGTATATTCTGGTCGGGGCATTCGTGGTCGGCATGCTGCTGACGCCGCCGGATGTGTTCTCGCAAACGCTTCTGGCCATACCGATGTACTGTCTGTTTGAGGTCGGTGTGTTCTTCTCGCGGTTCTATGTCGGCAAACGACGCCCACAGGAAGGCGAAGAAGACGACGAGTCAGACAAGACCACTGAAGAGTAA
- the tatD gene encoding 3'-5' ssDNA/RNA exonuclease TatD, producing MFDIGLNLTSSQFAKDRDDVVARAFSAGVKGLLLTGTSLHESEQAQLLARHYPHCWSTAGVHPHNSSTWNAGSAETLHTLANTPEVVAIGECGLDFNRNFSTPSEQEHAFTAQLALAAELGMPVFMHCRDAHERFLALLEPWLDKLPGAVLHCFTGSRQEALDCLNRGLYLGVTGWVCDERRGLELRELLPVIPAERLLVETDAPYLLPRDLSPKPSSRRNEPAFLGHIVESVARWRREEPQWLAEQTDDNVRRLFGVQF from the coding sequence ATGTTTGATATCGGCCTTAACCTCACCAGCTCTCAGTTTGCCAAAGATCGCGATGACGTTGTCGCTCGCGCCTTCTCCGCGGGGGTGAAAGGCTTGCTGCTGACGGGAACCAGCCTGCATGAAAGCGAACAGGCGCAGCTGCTTGCCCGGCATTATCCGCACTGCTGGTCAACTGCGGGTGTGCATCCACATAACAGCAGTACCTGGAATGCAGGGAGCGCCGAAACCCTTCATACACTGGCAAACACGCCGGAAGTGGTGGCGATTGGCGAATGCGGGCTGGATTTCAACCGCAACTTTTCCACCCCCTCTGAACAAGAACACGCCTTTACCGCTCAGCTTGCGCTGGCAGCCGAACTGGGGATGCCGGTGTTTATGCACTGCCGTGATGCCCATGAACGTTTTCTGGCGCTGCTTGAACCCTGGCTGGATAAGCTGCCTGGTGCGGTACTGCACTGCTTTACCGGCTCCCGACAGGAAGCCCTGGATTGCCTGAACCGGGGGCTATATCTGGGGGTAACGGGTTGGGTTTGTGATGAACGACGTGGGCTGGAGCTGCGTGAGTTGCTGCCTGTTATTCCTGCCGAACGGCTGTTGGTTGAAACGGACGCGCCTTATCTTTTGCCCCGTGACCTCTCGCCAAAACCGTCTTCACGACGTAACGAACCGGCATTCCTGGGGCATATTGTTGAAAGCGTGGCGCGCTGGCGTAGAGAAGAACCACAGTGGCTGGCGGAACAAACGGATGACAACGTGCGCCGCCTGTTCGGCGTGCAGTTTTAA
- the ubiE gene encoding bifunctional demethylmenaquinone methyltransferase/2-methoxy-6-polyprenyl-1,4-benzoquinol methylase UbiE, protein MVDDSQDTTHFGFQTVAKAQKADMVAHVFHSVAAKYDVMNDLMSFGIHRLWKRFTIDCSGVRRGQTVLDLAGGTGDLTAKFSRLVGETGRVVLADINDSMLKMGREKLRNIGVVGNVEYVQANAEALPFPDNTFDCITISFGLRNVTEKDKALRSMYRVLKPGGRLLVLEFSKPIIEPLSKAYDAYSFHVLPRIGELVANDAESYRYLAESIRMHPDQDTLKAMMQDAAFENVEYFNMTAGVVALHRGYKF, encoded by the coding sequence TGGCCCACGTATTTCATTCCGTGGCGGCGAAGTACGATGTGATGAATGACTTGATGTCATTCGGCATTCATCGCTTGTGGAAACGCTTCACCATCGACTGTAGCGGTGTGCGTCGTGGGCAAACGGTGCTGGATTTAGCGGGAGGTACAGGCGACTTGACGGCGAAGTTTTCACGTCTGGTTGGCGAAACCGGTCGCGTGGTGCTGGCAGATATTAACGACTCCATGCTGAAAATGGGACGTGAGAAGCTGCGTAACATCGGCGTTGTGGGTAATGTTGAATATGTACAGGCGAACGCTGAAGCGCTGCCGTTCCCGGACAACACTTTTGACTGCATCACCATCTCGTTTGGCCTGCGTAACGTCACCGAGAAAGACAAGGCGCTGCGTTCCATGTACCGCGTGCTGAAGCCGGGTGGACGCCTGCTGGTGCTCGAATTCTCCAAACCGATTATCGAGCCGCTGAGTAAAGCCTACGATGCCTATTCGTTCCACGTGCTGCCGCGTATTGGTGAGTTGGTGGCGAACGATGCCGAAAGCTATCGCTATCTGGCTGAATCTATCCGAATGCACCCGGATCAGGACACCTTAAAAGCAATGATGCAGGATGCCGCTTTTGAAAACGTTGAATACTTCAACATGACGGCGGGTGTCGTCGCGCTGCATCGCGGTTACAAGTTCTGA
- the tatA gene encoding Sec-independent protein translocase subunit TatA has translation MGGISIWQLVIIAVIVVLLFGTKKLGSIGSDLGASIKGFKKAMSDDEDKQKKSSQDADFTAKSITDKQDEAKKEDAKRHDNEQV, from the coding sequence ATGGGTGGTATCAGTATCTGGCAATTGGTGATCATTGCCGTCATCGTCGTGCTGTTGTTTGGCACCAAAAAGCTCGGTTCCATCGGTTCCGACCTCGGCGCGTCCATCAAAGGCTTCAAGAAAGCGATGAGTGATGATGAAGATAAGCAGAAAAAATCCAGCCAGGATGCTGACTTTACTGCGAAATCCATTACCGACAAGCAAGATGAAGCCAAAAAGGAAGACGCTAAACGCCACGATAATGAGCAGGTGTAA
- the ubiJ gene encoding ubiquinone biosynthesis protein UbiJ: MPFKPLVTAGIENALNAFLYRDSALKTARQRLNGKVLRIVLKEFSTPLVLVFSERQLDVLGEWEGEADCSVITHMSVVPKLRDRQQLTALIRSGELEVEGDIQVVQNFVALSDLAEFDPAELLAPYIGDIAAEGISKVIHGGSAFLRKTVQRQQRYAAEVLTEEWRMAPGPLEVAWFAEETAAVERAVDALTKRLEKLEGK, from the coding sequence GTGCCATTTAAACCCTTAGTCACCGCAGGCATCGAGAATGCTCTGAATGCCTTTCTGTACCGTGATTCGGCGCTAAAAACTGCGCGTCAGCGGCTCAACGGAAAGGTGTTACGTATTGTTTTAAAAGAGTTCTCTACGCCGCTGGTGCTGGTGTTCAGTGAGCGCCAGCTTGATGTTTTGGGTGAGTGGGAAGGTGAGGCCGACTGCTCGGTCATCACGCATATGAGCGTGGTGCCCAAACTGCGCGACCGCCAGCAGCTGACTGCGCTTATCCGTAGCGGCGAGCTGGAAGTCGAAGGTGACATTCAGGTCGTGCAGAACTTCGTTGCGTTAAGCGATCTTGCCGAGTTCGACCCGGCAGAGTTGCTTGCACCTTATATTGGCGACATCGCCGCCGAAGGGATCAGCAAAGTCATTCATGGTGGTTCGGCATTTCTGCGCAAAACTGTTCAGCGCCAACAGCGCTACGCGGCAGAAGTGTTGACCGAAGAGTGGCGCATGGCTCCGGGGCCGCTTGAAGTGGCATGGTTTGCGGAAGAAACTGCTGCTGTCGAACGTGCGGTTGACGCGCTAACCAAACGGCTGGAAAAACTGGAGGGCAAATGA